CTTATATTATATGCTTCATTTGCCCAATAATCTAAAATTTTTCTTGTATTTCCTCTATTTTTATCCCTCTTCATCCTTGCCATTTGTTTTAATATTTTAACGGTGTTTTTCATCTCTTCTTCAGTCATAAACGGGGCTTTTAAAAGTATTTCTATGGCTCTTTTATCGATTTCATCCATAATATCACTGAAATTAAATGTAGTTACTATTAATGTAATCTGATTACAAAATATTAATTATTAGAACTCACTATTTAAGCATTATGTTAACCAAAAATAATATACATTTTTGCTAAAACTCTATTAATAATGAAGGAACTGATTTTATCAATATATCTTTATATTTAACTGCAGAGATTCCCATCAACATTAATCCAATAAATAATACAAACGGTTCTACAATCCCAAAACTATGCATAAACCTCACCTCCATCCATATTTTTCAAATTCTTCTTTATGAGACAATAAATAATCAACATACTTCCTTACCACTTCATTATCATTTATAATAGCAATGTACAATTGAAGTTCATAACCATCAATTGGAATAACTTTTATAGTATCGTCTTTTTTAATGGTGTCAAGCCACACTATTGTAGCGTCTGCCTTTTCTTCCTTAACTGCATTTATTAGATTCTTTGGTGATATAAAGATAAATGTTCCATTTATTTTCTCCTTTCTAACAATTTCGTTACCTAAACATCCTCCTGGGATATGATATTTGGTTTGATTTATAAGGGCTATTTTTTTACCATTTAAATCACTTAATGAGTTAATATCACTACCTTTTCTAACCACAATCACTGGAATTCTTTTAATAAATGGTTTAGAATCCTTTACTAATCCCTTTTTCTCAAGAAGTTCTATTGTCCTGACATTGAACAACTCATATTTTTTTGGGGCTATGACAATGTCTGCATTCGTTTTATTCACATGTTTTACCATTTCATAAAACCCTACAAATGAAAAATCAATTTTTACATTTTCTTTTTCAGAAAAATCTTTGGATATTGCAATTAATGGCTCTTTAAATCCTTTTCCTGCCCATATATGGATTGACTTGCTTTCCTCTACGCACCCACATATCACCAAAGTACTCAAAATTAATCCAAGTATAAGAATCTTCAATTTATTCATACCTACACCTCTGGTGTAATATTCAATTATCCTTGTAATGTACACATATATATAATTTTCGGAAGCAGGAAACTTATTTCCTTATTTAATTCTAAAATCCTATTTTTTTAATTTAACACATATGTACCTTTTTTTAAAAAATTGGAAGAATTATATTCTCATTTAAATTTTGTTAAAATTTTAAATACGTGATGTATATATACTCATTTGCGCCATAAATACTTTAAAAATTTTTAAAAATATTTAAGGTGATATTTTTGAAGATTAAACCAGAATGCGCTACCTGTATAATAAGGCAGGTGGTTGATGCTGCAAGAGAGATAACAAATAATGAAAAAGAACAGTTTAAATTAGTAAAAGATTGTTTGGGAATTATTATGGAAGTTTATGGGGAAGATGCTGTCCCAGCGTGGATGGGAACTAATGTCCATAGATACTTGAAGAAGATAAGTGGCAATGATGACCCTTACAAAAGATTAAAGGAAATAGCAAACAAAATTGCTCTAAACTATTTGGAAAAAATAAAGGATTATGTTGAAGTTGATGATGATTTGGAGAGGTTAAGGAGAAAGATAAAAGTAGCAATTGCTGGAAATGTTATTGATTTTGGACCATACAGTACAGATATAGATATTATCTCAAAAATAAAAGAAACCGTTGAGGGAGATTTGAAGGTTGATTATTCAGAAGAATTATTGAAGGATTTAAAATCATCAAAAAAGGTATTTTACGTTTGTGACAACGCTGGAGAAATAGTGTTTGACAGAGTACTGATTGAGGAAATAAAAAAATACGTTGATGAAGTAGTTGTTGCAGTTAAAGGAAAGCCAATTTTAAATGATGCTACCTTAGAGGATGCTAAATTAGTTGGCATTGACAAAATAGCAAAGGTTATAACGACTGGAAGCGATATTATTGGAATTATTTTAGAAGAATGTTCAGAGGAATTTCTGAAGGAATTTGAAAGTTCTGATTTAGTTATTGCCAAAGGAATGGGGAACTATGAAAGTTTAACTGAATATGAGGATAGAATAAACAAACCACTATACTACATACTAAAAGCAAAATGTGTGCCAGTTGCTGGAAATATTGGTGTTAAAGTTGGAGACAATGTCCTGTTGAGAAAGAGAGGATGCTGAGCGAAGCGAAGCATCCTATCACGTTTTGATGAAACTTTTTTAAAAAGTTTCGTGGAGAATATTGGGTGTTAAAGTTGGAGATAACGTTTTATTAAAAAAATAGGGATGACGATGAATGTTTTTGATAGATATGCTAAGGAATATGATAGATGGTTTGATGAAAACGAAATTATCTACAAATCAGAGATTGAGGCATTGAAAAGACACATTCCAAAAGGAGATGGATTAGAGATAGGAATTGGAACTGGAAGATTTGCTAAACCTTTCAACATAAAAATTGGCGTTGATATATCAAAAGAAATGGCAAAAATAGCAGAAAAAAGAGGATTAAAAGTTATCATAAGTAAGGGAGAAAACCTTCCATTTAATGATGGGAGTTTTGATTTTGTTTTAATAAACACAACCTTGGAGTTTGCAGAAGATCCAAAAAAGATGTTAAAAGAGGCAAAAAGAGTTTTAAAGAAAGGAGGAAAAATAATAATCGGCATTATAGATGGAGATAGTTTCTTGGGAAAGATATATAAGGAAAAAAAGGAAAAGAGCAAATTTTATAAGGATGCAAAATTCTTATCCGCTAATGATGTTATAGAAATGCTAAAAGAACTAAATTTTAAAAATATAAGAATCACACAAACAATTTTTAAAAATTTGTGTGATAAGGTGGAGGTAAAGGATGATTACGGAGAAGGGGGATTTGTAGTTATTTCTGGGGAAAAATAAAATTTATTCCAAATAGATTGCCGGTTTGTATGGAATTGCGTATTTTTTCTTACCTTTTATATCTTCTCCATTTATAATAACCTCTGCACCAAATTCCTTCTCAAGGAATTCCTTTGCATTGTTTAAGATTTCTTCTTCATTTATTGGTTTTTTAACTCCAATCTTTGTTAATTGTTGTATTAATTTAGGAATCTCTTTTCCATATCTTCTGAATTTCTCATTCTTCATAATCTTTGGCATTAATTGCTTTACATTATCTCCTTTATTCTCATTCATTATCTCCAAAACCTCATACTTCCAATCATCTGCAGTGTAGAGATAGATTTTCTTTGGTTGGATTTTTGTGACTTCAATAATCTCTCTTATATCATCCATTATTGATCTGATATATTCCTCCCCAAGTTCATAATCTTCGTTAATAAACTCTTCCTTAACTTCTGGGAATTTTTCATTGGATATGAAGGTATCTTTGCCCATCTTTTCCCAAATTTCCTCACATAAATGCGGAGTGAATGGAGCCATCAATTTAACGAGAACTTCAAGAACCTCCATTAAAACTTTTGGATTGTTTCCCCCTCTCCTCTTGTACCATCTAATATCATTCATTAACTCATAGAATAATAGCCCTGCTCTCCTCAACTGAATATTTGAGAATGCCTCATCACCTATTTTTACTGCATTGTATAATTTATGCAACATCCATCTATCTATATAATTAAGTTCTCCTCCTTTATCTTTTTCAAATAAATCAATAACCTCCATGGCAAATTCATAGAACCTTATTAAGTTTTCCCTTGCCCTTTCCATCTCTTTAAATTTAATATCTGCATCTTGTGGAAGTTCTGCACATGTTGTTATATAAAATCTCCCAACATCAGCCCCGTATTTTTCAGCAACTTCCATAACTGGCAGTACAGGCCCCTTGGATTTTGATAGTTTCTTACCTTCAATTGTAACATATCCATTAACTACAATACCTCTTGGCCATAACTCCTCAGGGAATATTGCCACGTGGTTGAATATAAAGAACGTCAAGTGGTTTGGCACTAAGTCCTTTGCAGAGCATCTCCAATCCAATGGATACCAGTATAAAAACTCCTTCCTCATCTCCTTAATTAAGTCCTTTGGAAGTTCTGTTTCTTTCTCAATTTCCTCAACATTTCCTTTGCCTAAAAATACATAATCAAACAACTTCTCAGTCAATTGCTCTGGTTTTATGCCTTTCTCGTTGATGAATTTTGCCACTGTATAGTATGCCATGTAGATTGTTGAGTCAGATAAACTCTCAATAACCCATTCTTTATCAAATGGTAACTTTGTCCCTAAACCTTTTTTCCTTGCACATGCCTTATCTTTCATCCAGTCAATTTTGTTGTGGAACTCTTTTCTTGCACTTTCAGGGATGAAGTTCATTCTATCTACGCATTTGTGTGCCAATTTTTTCCATTCTTCATCAGAGTATTTTATGAACCACTGTCCTTTTACAGTCTTAACTATACATTTTGTTCCACATCTACAAACAACATTTTCCTCACTAAATTCATACATTATCTCTGCGATTCCTTTCTTTATGAAATCCTTTGTTAATTTTTCCTTTATCTCCCTAACAGGAATCCCTGCATATTCTCCGCAGTTTTCATTTAAAACTCCTTTGTGGAACTCATCTTTATAAATCTTGTTTGTTGCTTTCTCCAACAATTCCTCATCATTTTGATTCTTAATGCCCATCTTCTCTACAATCTCTTTTGCAGGGAACTTTCCATAACCCTCAACCTTTATCAATGGAATTAATCCAACATCCTCAACCTTCCCCAAATCCCTCAATGCAATGTAGTCATAAGGGGCATGTGCTGGAACACTCATAACGCATCCAGTTCCAATCTCTGTTGAGACAAAACTTGCAGGAAAGATTGGGACTTCTTTTTTTGTTATAGGATTGATTACTTTCTTGTTGATGAGTTCTTCCCCTTTAAACTCCTTGATTATCTCTACTTTCCTATCTTGGTGGGCAAGTTTTTCTGCACATTCTTTGCTCATTATCCATATACCATTATCTATCAACTCAATACCATCATCAGTTTCTTTTTCAATCCAGACCCTTGCTTTAACATAGGTTTCCTCCGGATTTACCCAAACGTTTGTAACTCCAAATACTGTCTCTGGTCTTAATGTTGCCATCGGCATGATGCATCTATCATTATCAAATTCCAACTCAAATTTAATTAAAACGTACTCTACCAATGTGGCATTTTCACCATGCAACAAATCGTGGTCTTCAACTGGGTTGTCACATTTTGGGCAGTATCTAACTGGGTGGGAACCTTTTACAATATACCCTTTCTCTTTTAATTTGTAAAATTGCCATTCGATAAATTTGTTGAAAACTTCATCATCTGTCTTAAAGTTTCTTCTCCAATCTAATGCAAAGCCCATTCTTTTAAATGTCTCAGTTGCCTTTTTTGAGAAGTATTCAACAACATTTTCAGGAGTCGTTAGGGAGAGAAGTTCATCCATTGGGATATTGTGGAGTTTGTTGTATGCCCAGATGATGTTTTCTTTTTTCTCCTTTATCTGCTCAGCAAGTCCTAAAATTGGGGTTCCAGTAACGTGGTATCCAAAAGTCCATAATACATTCTTTCCTTTCATTCTTTGGTATCTTGCAACAACCTCGGGGATAGTGAAGGTTCTCAAATGCCCTGCGTGTAGAACACCATTTAAGTATGGAAACGCTGCGGTTATAAAGAACTTTTCCCTCTCATCAGGATTTGATTCAAAAATCTTTGCCTCTTCCCACTTCTTTTGCCATTTTTTCTCTATACTCTGCAAGTCAATGCTCATGATTATCCCTCAAATATTTCTTTAAAATGCATAATTTCATGAATGTGTGGTTTTATTGGGTAGCCTACAATTATGTCATTTTTGCTTTTTATATTTTTTATAAAATCCTCTTTTATATTTCTCAAAGAAATAAGGTAATCTTGCCAATTTCCACCATAATTTTTTCTTCTTTTTAAGTAGTTTTCCATAGATTTTAAAGCATCTTCATTTATCTCGTTTGCATAAGGTAAATATATGGCTTTTTTTGCATTTATATTACATTCACAACCGTATAAATGGAAGGCGATTAAATCATTTTCCTCTATAATTTGTTTCACAATATCTTCTACACCCTCTGTTCCTACCCATAGGTTATCTTTTACCCTTAAGCATTTATTTATAACATCTAAAATTCTAAATTTTTTATATCTTTTTTCTTCATCTGACAAATAAGATTTATTCCCAAGAACAACACATATATCAAAATCGTATGATGCATAAAAATCTAACAACTCAAAAACATCCTTCTTCCTACTTTGAATTGTTAAAACTGCATTTTTTAAATTTTCTAAGATATCTTCATCAGTTAAAGGATTCTTTTCAGCATCGATAACATGATAATCAAAATGTTTAGATATGTTGTTGTTAAATTCAATTAATGCATCATTTTCTATTTGACTCAATTTTGTTGCTATCCCTAACATATTATCACACAATATAAGTTGTTAAATATTATTTAATTGAACTTTTATAATAATATCATCAAAATTAATTCCCTAACAATTTTAGCCGCTGCTATAGAGGTTATTCCTCCGATATCATAATGTGGAGAAACTTCAACAACATCAAAACCAACTATTCTATCACTAACTTCTTTTAAATTATATAGGGAATTTAATAACTCTTTTGTTGAAAACCCACACGGTTCTGGTGTTCCTGTTCCAGGGGCGTAGGCAGGATCTAAAACATCAATATCAATAGTTATATATATTGGTTTATTTAAATCTTTAATTTCTTTTACATCCTCCTTACCCATCAATTCCATGGATAGTTTTGTGTTTTCTGCAAATTCCCATTCTTCTTGGTCCCCACTTCTTATTCCAAATTGATAAATGTCTTTTGTTAATTCGTAGCATCTTCTAATAACGCACGCGTGGGATAATCTATTCCCTAAATACTCGTCCCTTAAATCGCAGTGAGCATCAAAGTGCAAAAGAACAAAATCATCATAAACATCCTTAATTGCCCTAACAACAGGATACGTTACTGAATGCTCTCCTCCAAACATGATTGGAATTTTTTTGCTTTTTAGTATCTCTTTTGAAGTTTTATATATCCTCTCAAATGTTTCTTCCTGCGTTCCATAAATAAATATATCCTGCATATCACAAAAAGAACAATCAATTAAATCCCTTTTTAAAATTGGGCTGTATGTTTCTAATCCCCATGATGCTTCCCTTATTGCCTTAGGTCCAAATCTTGCCCCTGCCTTAAAACTCGTGGTTCCATCATAAGGAATCCCAAAAATCACTGTATCTGCATTTTCAAAATCATCACTTGCGCATATAAACTTTGTGTAATCCTCAAATTCCATTCTATCCCTCAAAAGATTTTAAATGTTTGCGTTAGATGTTGAAAAATACCTTCAAATTAAGAAAAATATATATACCTTATTTAAAATTTAGGACACAATTAAATAAATTCAATAAATTTCACAAACAACTATAAATTCCCAAACAAACCAAATGTTTTTGCATCAGTTATTTTTATTTCTTTAAATGCTCCAATGTCTGCATCTTCGTTAAATCTAACAACTTTAAAGTTGTGGGTAATTCCTTTATTTTCTTCAGTTATTAAAACCTTCATCTTCTTTCCAACGTATTTTTTATTATTCATATAACTCAACTCTCTCCTTAACTTATCGAGAATCTCAGATCTTCTTTTTCTTATTTTTGTATCAATTTGTTTCATTCTTGCCGCTTCTGTGTATTTTCTTGATGTGTATTTAGCCCCATGGATATAATCTGGCTTTATTTTCCTTAAAACTTCAAGTGTGTTTTCAAATGCCTCTTCTGTTTCTGTTGGAAAACCAACAATAATGTCAGTTACAAATGTTAAGTCCTCTATCTTTTTCCTAAATTCATTTACGATTGAGATGAACTCATCAACAGTATATCCTCTCTTCATTGCCTTCAAAACCCCATCATCACCACTCTGCAATGGTAAATGTAAGAGTTTAGCGACTTTTTCATCTTTATATGCCTCAATTAAATCATCTAAGATATCACCTACATTTTTAGCGTGCATCATACCTATTCTCATTATAAATTCTCCGTTAATTGAACATAAATCATTTATTAAATTTGGAAGGTTGTCATTTATATCAAATCCATAACATGCAGTATCTTGTGCAGTAATCAATAGGCATTTTGTTCCAGAGTTTATCAATTCTTCTGCTTTTTTTACAATTTTTTCCCTACTATATGAGATTAACCTTCCCCTTGCAACCTTTACAATGCAGTATGAGCACTCTCCTATGCATCCTTCACAAATTGGAAGTGGTGTTATTAACGAAGGGGATATATATTTAAGTTTTTCTTCTAAATTAATTGTATTTTCTTTTTTATTTTTTTCAACAAAATGCTCGTGAATAATCTCTCCAGATAAGTGTGCTTCTCTTGGCATAATTAATAAATCCGCTAAGTTTTCAACCTTCTTCTTCAATGCCTTTGCTAAACAGCCTGCCACAACAACCTTTTTATCTAATGATTTGAAGTAATTTATTCTTGCAAACATTCTGTTTTCTGTTTCCAATCTAACAACACAAGTGTTTATTATTACTAAATCCGCATCCTCAACGTTATCCGTTATCTCAAAATTGAATTCTTTTAATGAATTTTCAATGATGTTTGTATCTGCTATGTTTAATGTGCATCCATATCCTTCAACGTAAATCTTCATGCTATCACCAATCATTATATATGAAACAGGTGAAAATAACTAAGAATTACTTTTATTATAAAAATATGGTGAGATTATGAAAGGCAGTGAGAGTATTTATAAAGCAATTAAAGAATCAGGAATAGATTTTATAGCAAGTGTCCCATGTGCAAATTTGAAAAATCTACTAAATTTAATTTATAACGATGAAGAAATTATCCATGTTCCAGTTACAAGAGAAGAAGAGGGTTTTGGTGTTTGTGCTGGTGCTCACCTATCTGGAAAGAAAACCGCCCTATTGATGCAAAATTCAGGATTGGGAAACTCCATAAATG
This genomic window from Methanotorris formicicus Mc-S-70 contains:
- a CDS encoding substrate-binding domain-containing protein, which gives rise to MNKLKILILGLILSTLVICGCVEESKSIHIWAGKGFKEPLIAISKDFSEKENVKIDFSFVGFYEMVKHVNKTNADIVIAPKKYELFNVRTIELLEKKGLVKDSKPFIKRIPVIVVRKGSDINSLSDLNGKKIALINQTKYHIPGGCLGNEIVRKEKINGTFIFISPKNLINAVKEEKADATIVWLDTIKKDDTIKVIPIDGYELQLYIAIINDNEVVRKYVDYLLSHKEEFEKYGWR
- a CDS encoding damage-control phosphatase ARMT1 family protein — encoded protein: MKIKPECATCIIRQVVDAAREITNNEKEQFKLVKDCLGIIMEVYGEDAVPAWMGTNVHRYLKKISGNDDPYKRLKEIANKIALNYLEKIKDYVEVDDDLERLRRKIKVAIAGNVIDFGPYSTDIDIISKIKETVEGDLKVDYSEELLKDLKSSKKVFYVCDNAGEIVFDRVLIEEIKKYVDEVVVAVKGKPILNDATLEDAKLVGIDKIAKVITTGSDIIGIILEECSEEFLKEFESSDLVIAKGMGNYESLTEYEDRINKPLYYILKAKCVPVAGNIGVKVGDNVLLRKRGC
- a CDS encoding class I SAM-dependent methyltransferase, with protein sequence MNVFDRYAKEYDRWFDENEIIYKSEIEALKRHIPKGDGLEIGIGTGRFAKPFNIKIGVDISKEMAKIAEKRGLKVIISKGENLPFNDGSFDFVLINTTLEFAEDPKKMLKEAKRVLKKGGKIIIGIIDGDSFLGKIYKEKKEKSKFYKDAKFLSANDVIEMLKELNFKNIRITQTIFKNLCDKVEVKDDYGEGGFVVISGEK
- the leuS gene encoding leucine--tRNA ligase, which produces MSIDLQSIEKKWQKKWEEAKIFESNPDEREKFFITAAFPYLNGVLHAGHLRTFTIPEVVARYQRMKGKNVLWTFGYHVTGTPILGLAEQIKEKKENIIWAYNKLHNIPMDELLSLTTPENVVEYFSKKATETFKRMGFALDWRRNFKTDDEVFNKFIEWQFYKLKEKGYIVKGSHPVRYCPKCDNPVEDHDLLHGENATLVEYVLIKFELEFDNDRCIMPMATLRPETVFGVTNVWVNPEETYVKARVWIEKETDDGIELIDNGIWIMSKECAEKLAHQDRKVEIIKEFKGEELINKKVINPITKKEVPIFPASFVSTEIGTGCVMSVPAHAPYDYIALRDLGKVEDVGLIPLIKVEGYGKFPAKEIVEKMGIKNQNDEELLEKATNKIYKDEFHKGVLNENCGEYAGIPVREIKEKLTKDFIKKGIAEIMYEFSEENVVCRCGTKCIVKTVKGQWFIKYSDEEWKKLAHKCVDRMNFIPESARKEFHNKIDWMKDKACARKKGLGTKLPFDKEWVIESLSDSTIYMAYYTVAKFINEKGIKPEQLTEKLFDYVFLGKGNVEEIEKETELPKDLIKEMRKEFLYWYPLDWRCSAKDLVPNHLTFFIFNHVAIFPEELWPRGIVVNGYVTIEGKKLSKSKGPVLPVMEVAEKYGADVGRFYITTCAELPQDADIKFKEMERARENLIRFYEFAMEVIDLFEKDKGGELNYIDRWMLHKLYNAVKIGDEAFSNIQLRRAGLLFYELMNDIRWYKRRGGNNPKVLMEVLEVLVKLMAPFTPHLCEEIWEKMGKDTFISNEKFPEVKEEFINEDYELGEEYIRSIMDDIREIIEVTKIQPKKIYLYTADDWKYEVLEIMNENKGDNVKQLMPKIMKNEKFRRYGKEIPKLIQQLTKIGVKKPINEEEILNNAKEFLEKEFGAEVIINGEDIKGKKKYAIPYKPAIYLE
- the speB gene encoding agmatinase; translated protein: MEFEDYTKFICASDDFENADTVIFGIPYDGTTSFKAGARFGPKAIREASWGLETYSPILKRDLIDCSFCDMQDIFIYGTQEETFERIYKTSKEILKSKKIPIMFGGEHSVTYPVVRAIKDVYDDFVLLHFDAHCDLRDEYLGNRLSHACVIRRCYELTKDIYQFGIRSGDQEEWEFAENTKLSMELMGKEDVKEIKDLNKPIYITIDIDVLDPAYAPGTGTPEPCGFSTKELLNSLYNLKEVSDRIVGFDVVEVSPHYDIGGITSIAAAKIVRELILMILL
- a CDS encoding tRNA (N(6)-L-threonylcarbamoyladenosine(37)-C(2))-methylthiotransferase, with translation MKIYVEGYGCTLNIADTNIIENSLKEFNFEITDNVEDADLVIINTCVVRLETENRMFARINYFKSLDKKVVVAGCLAKALKKKVENLADLLIMPREAHLSGEIIHEHFVEKNKKENTINLEEKLKYISPSLITPLPICEGCIGECSYCIVKVARGRLISYSREKIVKKAEELINSGTKCLLITAQDTACYGFDINDNLPNLINDLCSINGEFIMRIGMMHAKNVGDILDDLIEAYKDEKVAKLLHLPLQSGDDGVLKAMKRGYTVDEFISIVNEFRKKIEDLTFVTDIIVGFPTETEEAFENTLEVLRKIKPDYIHGAKYTSRKYTEAARMKQIDTKIRKRRSEILDKLRRELSYMNNKKYVGKKMKVLITEENKGITHNFKVVRFNEDADIGAFKEIKITDAKTFGLFGNL